The following nucleotide sequence is from Pseudomonas putida S13.1.2.
CCCGGCGCGTTCTGGGTTGCGGCAATGTGTATCTACTGTTGTTGCAGCCAAGTCTTTCTGGTATAAAGCAGCGCTCTTTTCTAGGGGCTCGGCCTGTCGCATAAGCGGATCCGGTCGATAAGACCTCCAGAATCACGGCGCCCAGGCGCCAAAGACTGAGAGATTAAGCGGCCAACCCATGCCGGGTTGGGCATGTGGTTTTAGAGGGCTGAGTCATGTCGAGAGTCTGTCAAGTTACTGGTAAGGGTCCAGTAACCGGGAACAACATTTCCCACGCAAACAACAAAACCCGTCGTCGTTTCCTGCCGAACCTGCAGCACCACCGTTTCTGGGTTGAATCCGAGAAGCGTTTCGTGCGTCTGCGCGTTTCCGCCAAGGGCATGCGTATCATCGACAAGCGCGGCATCGACGCCGTTCTGGTTGACATCCGTAAAGCTGGCGCCAAGGTTTAAGGGAGAACATCATGCGTGAATTGATCCGTCTGGTTTCGAGTGCCGGTACCGGCCACTTCTACACCACCGACAAGAACAAGCGCACCACCCCGGACAAAATCGAGATCAAGAAATATGATCCGGTTGTTCGCAAGCACGTGGTGTACAAGGAAGCCAAGATCAAGTAATTGATCGGCGACCTGAAAAAACCCGCTTCCGAAAGGACGCGGGTTTTTTTATGTCTGTCAGGGCGTCTTCGCGGGCCTTACTTCTGCTCGAACATCACATAGATCTTGCGGCAAGGTTCCAGCACTTCCCAGGTGCCCGTGAACCCGGCAGGGATGACAAACCGATCACCGGCACGCAGGGTCTTGGCCCCGCCATCCTGGTCGCGCAGCACCGAAACGCCCTGGACGATTTCGCAATACTCATGCTCGGTGTAGTTCACCGTCCACTGGCCCACTTCGCCTTCCCACACGCCAGCGGCAAACTGCCCGCAAGGGCTGGAGTAGTGGTTGTAGACCGCCTGGTCTGGCTCGCCCTTGAGGATTTTTTCCGCCGCCGGGCGGTAGCGTTCGGCCTCGGTGATGACCTGCGCGAAGTCGATGATGCTGTCGATTCTCATGGTGCGGCTCCTGTTGTTGTTTAATAAAATGAACATCAGTAGGCTTTTGAGCCTTTCGTGTCAAATATATTGATAGTTTACACCGGCTGGTTTAGGGTATCGCTTGCCAGTGTGCGCTCGTCGCCCGGCCAGAATTCTGACAACGCCTGTGAGTCCTCAGTGCGGCGTTGCACCTAAACAAGAGGAGGAGTTTCGTATGACTACCCTGACCCGTGCGGACTGGGAACAACGTGCCCAGCAACTGAAGATCGAAGGCCGCGCCTTCATCAACGGCGAATACACCGATGCCGCATCCGGTGAAACCTTCGAGTGCCTGAGCCCGGTCGACGGACGCTTCCTGGCCAAGGTTGCCAGCTGCGACCTGGCCGATGCCAATCGCGCTGTGGAAAACGCCCGCGCCACCTTCAACGCCGGCGTGTGGTCGCAACTGGCCCCGGCCAAGCGCAAGGCCAAGCTGATCCGCTTCGCCGACCTGCTGCGCAAGAACGTCGAAGAGCTGGCGCTGCTGGAAACCCTGGACATGGGCAAGCCGATCGGCGACTCCTCCAGCATCGACATCCCGGGTGCTGCGCAAGCCATTCACTGGACCGCCGAAGCCATCGACAAGGTCTACGATGAAGTCGCCCCGACCCCGCACGACCAGCTTGGCCTGGTTACCCGCGAAGCCGTGGGTGTGGTCGGTGCCATCGTACCGTGGAACTTCCCGCTGCTGATGGCCTGCTGGAAACTCGGCCCGGCGCTGGCTACCGGTAACTCGGTGGTGCTCAAGCCGTCCGAAAAATCGCCGCTGACCGCCATCCGCATTGCCCAGTTGGCCATCGAAGCCGGTATCCCGGCTGGCGTGCTGAACGTGCTGCCAGGCTATGGCCACACCGTAGGCAAGGCCCTGGCCCTGCACATGGATGTCGACACCCTGGTGTTCACCGGTTCGACCAAGATCGCCAAGCAGCTGATGGTGTATGCGGGCGAATCGAACATGAAGCGCATCTGGCTGGAAGCCGGTGGCAAGAGCCCGAACATCGTCTTTGCCGACGCGCCGGACCTGCAAGCTGCCGCCGAGGCCGCTGCCAGCGCCATCGCCTTCAACCAGGGCGAAGTGTGCACCGCAGGCTCGCGCCTGCTGGTCGAGCGTTCGATCAAGGACAAGTTCCTGCCGATGGTGGTCGAGGCCCTGAAAGGCTGGAAGCCAGGCAACCCGCTGGACCCACAGACCACGGTCGGTGCCTTGGTCGACACCCAGCAGATGAACACCGTGCTGTCGTACATCGAAGCTGGCCACAAGGACGGCGCCAAGCTGCTGGCCGGCGGCAAGCGCACCCTGGAAGAGACTGGCGGCACCTATGTCGAGCCGACCATCTTCGACGGCGTGACCAACGCCATGCGCATTGCCCAGGAAGAAATCTTCGGCCCAGTGCTGTCGGTGATTGCCTTCGACACCGCCGAAGAAGCCATCGCCATTGCCAACGACACGCCCTATGGCCTGGCGGCTGGTATCTGGACCTCGGACATCTCCAAGGCCCACAAGACCGCCCGTGCCGTGCGCGCTGGCAGCGTCTGGGTCAACCAGTACGACGGCGGCGACATGACCGCACCGTTCGGTGGCTTCAAGCAGTCGGGCAACGGCCGTGACAAGTCGCTGCATGCGCTGGAGAAATACACCGAGCTGAAGGCGACCTGGATCAAGCTGTAATTCCAGAGGGCCGCGTTGCGGCCCAATCGCCGGCAAGCCAGCTCCCACAGGTTCTTCGCAGCCCTCAAGGCCTCTGTTGTACCTGTGGGAGCCCGGCTTGCCGGCGATGGGCTGCACAGCAGCCCCAACAATAGCCGGGTCGGCTCACGCTGCCCCGGCTTCGTCGTTTTTGCTGTTCACGAATTCTGCCTGGGAGGCTGCAATGCGTTGGGGTACCTACTTCGCCGTACTGGCATCGGTGCTCAGTGTCGGGCTGGCGCTTGGCGTGAGCATGCCGCTGGTGTCCCTGCGCCTGGAGGCCTGGGGCTACGGCAGCTTTGCCATCGGCGTGATGGCGGCGATGCCGGCGCTGGGTGTGCTGGCAGGCGCCAGCCTGGCCAGCCGCCTGGCCGGCTGGGTTGGCGTACCTTCGGCGATGCGCCTCTGCTTGTGGGGAGGGGCGCTGTCGATAGGCCTGCTCGCGCTGCTACCCAGCTACCCGCTGTGGCTGCTGCTGCGGTTGATGATCGGCATGTCCCTGACCGTGGTGTTCATCCTCGGCGAAAGCTGGATCAACCAGCTGGTGGTCGAGCAATGGCGTGGCCGCCTGGTGGCGCTGTACGGCAGCAGCTACGCGTTGAGCCAGCTGGCCGGGCCGCTGGTGCTGGGCTTTCTCGGCTCCGATGACGACTTCGGTTTCTGGGCCGCGACGGGCCTGCTGCTGGTCGCGCCGCTGATTCTGCTGGGGCGTGGCGGTGCACCGAGCACGGAAGCCTGCAACGTTACCTTCGGCGACCTGTTCCGTTTCTGCCGGCGTTTGCCGGTGATCGCCTGGGCCATTGCCCTGTTCGCTTCGTTCGAGGCGATGATCCTTACCTTGCTGCCGGTGTATTGCCTGCAGCAGGGCTTCACCACCGAGATCGCCCTGTTCATGGTCAGTACCGTGGTGGTGGGTGATGCAGTGTTGCAATTGCCCATCGGCGCGTTGGCCGACCATATGTCGCGCCGCACCCTGTTCACCGGCTGCGCGGTGAGCCTGCTGGTGTCCAGCCTGGCGATTCCGCTCTTGCTGCATACCCCGGTGATCTGGCCGCTGTGGGTATTGTTCGGGGCGAGTGCAGGAGGGTTGTTCACCTTGTCGCTGGTGTTGATTGGCGAGCGCTACCGGGATGATGCGCTGGTGCGGGCCAACGCCCACGTGGCGCAACTGTGGGGTATTGGTTGCCTGCTCGGGCCTTTGCTGGCGGGGGCGGGGAGCCAGTGGGTAAGCGGGCATGCGCTGCTGTGGCTGATGGCGGCCGGGGCTGCGGGGTTGGTGGTGCTGACCCAGCGGCGTGGGGCTTTCGAGGCTGTTTCCGCCTGAGGGATTTTGGGGCCGCTTTGCGGCCCATCGCGACACAAGGCCGCTTCTACAAGGGATCGCGTATCGCCTGTTAGGAGCGGCCTTGTGTCGCGATGGGCTGCAAAGCAGCCCCAACGATAGCGGCTACAACATCTTCTCCAAGCCAACCGCCTTGCTGATCCAGGCATTGAACCGCCGCCACATCCCACCCGGTTCAGACGTCAGCACGTGCCGTTGGCCATTGTCCTCGGTCGCCCACACCAGCTTGTCACCCATCAGTTTCACCTGATAGCTCAGCGCAGGCGCCATGCCCTGCTGGGCCAGCTCGCGGGTGTATTCGGCCAGCTCCGGGCTGTCTACCAGCACCCCAACCTCGGTGTTCCACAGCACTGAACGCGGGTCGAAGTTGAACGAGCCGATGAAGGTCTTGCGCCGGTCGAACACGATCGCCTTGGTGTGCAGGCTCGAGTCGGAGCTACCACTAAAACTCAACCGCCCCGCGCTGGGGTCGCCTGGCTGGCGGCGAAGCTCAAAAAGCTGTACCCCATGCTCAAGCAAGGCCCTGCGATAGGGCGCATAGCCGCCATGCACTGCCGGCACGTCGGTGGCTTCCAGCGAGTTGGTGAGCAGCTTCACCGAAACGCCAGCGTCGGCGCGGCCGGTCAGGTACAGCAGGCCCGGTTCGCCCGGCACAAAGTAGGCCGATGCCAGGATCAGCTCGCGGTGCACGTTGGCCAGGTCCGGTGCCAGCTGCTGGCTCAACAGCAACTGTGGGTCCGGTTCGTCGTCGGCCAGCACCTTGCTGGGCGCATCCCACAGCACCTGGGCGTGGGCCCAGATCAGCTCGTTGCGCCATACGTCCAGGCGCGGCTGCGACTGGTAGGCCATCAGGCGGTCGTACAGGGCTTTGCGCCGGGTCCTGGCTTCGGCCAGCGACACTTCCAGGCGATGGCGGCTGGCCCGCAGGTCGTTGGCATCCGGCTCACGCCAGAGGAAGTCGGTGATCGGCCGGCTGAGGGCGCTGTTCCAGTACTGGTCGAAGCTGTGCCCCAGCTGCTCGGCCACCGGGCCTATACCCAGCAGGTCGATGTCGGTGAAGTTGAGGTTGGGCTCGGCATCGAAATACTCGTCGCCCAGGTTACGCCCGCCGACAATCGCCATGCTGTTGTCCACCAGAAACAGCTTGTTGTGCATGCGCCGGTGCTGGCGCGACAGGTTGAACAGCCGCCCCACGGCGCGTGTTACGCCGGTGCTGCGGCCCAGGTGCAGCGGGTTGAACACGCGGATCTGGATGTTGGGGTGGGCATCGAGGGTGCCCATGATGGTGTCCAGGCCGTCGCTGGTGGTGTCGTCCAGCAGGATGCGCACACGCACGCCACGGTCGGCGGCACGCAGCAGTTCATGCACCAGGGCGCGGGTGCTGAGGCCGTCGTGGACGATGTAATACTGCAGGTCGATGCTGGCCTGGGCGTTGCGGATCAGTTCGGCACGGGCGCGGAACGCTTCATTGCTGTTGGGCAGCAGGCGAAAGCCCGAGCGACCGCCGTAAGGCGCGGCCTGGCGCAGCACCGAGCGGCCAAAGGCGGAGTCATTGGCGGGCAGTGCCTGGCTGGTTTCGCGGGGCGCGCTGACGCTGGCGCAGCCGGCAAGGCCGAGCAGCAGCACCAGCAGCAGAGGCAAGGCGTGCTGGAGTCTCAAGGGTGGATCGTCCTGTGCAGCAAGGGCTTTGGGGTTGGACCGTGGCGGGCGGCGCAAAGTTACGCGTCGGCGCTTTCTTCATCCAGTAGACGAAGGGCGGTTTCCCCGACCTTGCGCACGGCAGCCTCGATCTGCGGCGTCGGCCGCGCGGCGAAGTTCATGCGCAGGCAGTGGCGAAACTTGCCCGAGGCCGAGAAGATGCTGCCCACCGCAACTTGCACACCTTGCTCCAGTAAAGCCCGGTTCAGGCGCAGCGTATCGAAATGTTCGGGTAGTTCCACCCACAGCATGAAGCCACCCTGGGGGCGGCTGACCCGGGTGCCCGGTGGAAAGTAGCGGGTTACCCATTCGCTCATCAGGTCTCGGCCACGCTGGTATTGGCTGCGCATGCGCCGCACGTGGGGCTGGTAGTGGCCGCCGGCGATGAAGTCGGCGATGGCCAGCTGCGGCTGGCTGGCGCTGCTGCCGGTGCTGATGTACTTCATGTGCAGCACCCGCTCCAGGTAGCGCCCGGGCGCCACCCAGCCCACCCGCAGGCCGGGGGCGAGGGTTTTGGAAAACGAGCTGCAGAACAGCACGCGGCCATCGTCGTCGAACGACTTGAGGGTACGCGGACGCGGGTAGGTGTAGGCCAGGTCGCCGTACACATCGTCCTCCAGAATCGCCACGTCGTAGCGCTGGGCAAGGCTCAAAAGGGCCTTCTTGCGGGCCTCGGGCATGATGTAGCCGAGCGGGTTGTTGCAGCTGGGGGTGATCTGGATGAGCTTGATCGGCCACTGCTCCAGGGCCAGTTCCAGCGCCTCCAGGCTGATGCCGGTCACCGGGTCGGTGGGGATTTCCAGCGCCTTCATGCCCAGGCCCTTCAGGGTTTGCATGGCGCCGTGGAAGCTGGGCGAGTCGACAGCGACGATGTCGCCTGGCTCGCAGACCGCGCGAATGCTGCACGACAACGCCTCATGGCAACCGGTGGTCACGACCAGGTCGGCCGGGCTCAGGCGGCAGCCGGAGTCGAGCATCAGCCGCGCTACCTGCTCACGCAGGGCCAGGTTGCCGTGGATGTTGTCGTAATACAGGCCAGGCATGTCCTGGCGCCGGCTCAACTGAGCAAGGCTACGCAGCAGCGGCTTGAGGGTAGGGCTGTTGATGTCGGGCATTCCACGGCCGAGCTGGACCACATCCTGACGCGGCGTGCTGCGGATCAGCTCCAGCACCTGCTCCCATTGTGAGATATCCACCGGGCGCTGGGCCGGGCGGCTGACGGCGGGCAGGGCTGGCAGGTGGCGGTGGTCGCTGACGAAGTAGCCGGATTTGGGCCTGGGCGAGACCATGCCGCCGTCTTCCAGCAGGCGATAAGCCTGCTGCACGGTGCTCAGGCTTACCCCGTGTTCCACGCTCAGGGCGCGCACCGAGGGCAAGCGCTGGCCGGGGCGATACAGGCCCTGCTCGATACGGGCACCGAGCAGCTCGGCGAGGTTCAGGTACAGGGTCACGGCATACTCCTGCGCTGCAATGGCGCAGCGACCGGTACAGATTCGCTGAAAATACAGCATTCAGTCGGTCTTCGGCCAATTCTGTATGGGAATAATAAGGCTGTATTGGATCTGTATTGCCAGTATTGCCGGCGCGCATGCTTTCTCCACGGTATCAATCGAATGGGAGAACGCAGCGATGGGTGGCATGAGCGATGTGCGCTTGCAACTGTTGGCCAGGGAACTGGAAGCCGGGCAGCAGGCCAAGGTCTTCAACGCGCCGGCAGGGCTTGGGCGCTGGGGGCTGATGCTGCATCGCTGGCATACCCGCAGGGCGCTGTTGCAGCTGACGGATGACGAGTTGCGTGATGTCGGGCTGAGCTGGGAGCAGGCCCGTACTGAAGGGCGTAAACCCTTCTGGAAAGACTGATCAACGTGAAGCTGCGCGGCCCCTGTAGGAGCGGCCTTGCGTCGCGAAAGGGGTGCGAAGCGCCCCGATTTTCAGCTTCGCCGCTAATATCGCTGGGGCCGCTATGCGGCCCTTTCGCGACGCAAGGCCGCTCCTACACCGACCGCGTCAGCTTTCAGATCAGCTCTTTGAGGCGATGCCACAGCATGCCCAGCGCCAGCAATGGCGAGCGCAGGTGCTTGCCGCCAGGGAAGGTGATATGCGGCACTTTGGCGAACAGGTCGAAACGCCCGCTTGCCTGGCCACTGATGGCCTCGCCCAGCAGGCGCGCGGCCAGGTGGGTGGCGTTGAGCCCATGGCCTGAATAGGCCTGGGCGTAATACACGTTCGGCTGGCTGGCCAGGCGGCCAACCTGCGGTAGGCGGTTGGCGCCAATGCCGATCATGCCGCCCCATTGGTAGTCGATGCGCACGTCGGCCAGCTGCGGGAACACCTTGAGCATCTTGGGCTGCATGTAGGCGGCGATGTTTTTCGGGTCGCGGCCTGAATAGTGGCAGGCACCGCCGAACAGCAGGCGGTGGTCGGCGGACAGCCGGTAGTAATCCAGCGCCACGCGCTGGTCACACACCGCCATGTTCTGCGGCAACAACGCGCGGGCGCGCTCTTCGCCCAGCGGCTCGGTGGCGATGATGTAGCTGCCGGCGGGTAACACCTTGCCGCCCAGCTCGCGGTTGAGGCCGTTGAGGTAGGCGTTGCAGCACAGCACCAAGGTCTTGGCGCGTACCCGGCCCTGGGCGGTATGCACCTGCACTTCGGGGCCATAGTCGATGCGGGTAACCTCGGACTGTTCGAACAGCTTCACACCCAGGCGGCTGGCCACGGCCGCTTCCCCCAAGGCCAGGTTGAGCGGGTGCAGGTGGCCAGAGCCCATGTCGATCAGCCCGCCCACATAGCAGTCGGCGCCGACCACGCTGTGGATATCGTCCTTGCCGACCAGCCGCAGCTCGTGCGCATAGCCCAGGCTGCGCAGTTCTTCGGCGTCTTCGGCAAAGCCCAGCAGCTCGGCCGGCTTGTTGGCCAGGTCGCAGTAGCCCCAGGTCAGGTCGCAGGCGATGGCATGCTTCTCGACCCGCTCGCGGACGATCTGCACGGCCTCCAGGCCCATCAGCTTCATGCTGCGCACGCCTTCCTCGCCTATTACCGGCAGGAACTGTTCCAGGCCGTGGCCGACGCCGCGGATCAACTGCCCGCCATTGCGCCCACTGGCGCCCCAGCCCAGTTTGCGCGCTTCCAGCAGGATGACCGAGAGGCCGCGTTCGGCCAGCTCGATGGCAGTGTTCAGGCCCGAGTAGCCGCCGCCAATGATGCATACATCGGCGCTGTGCTCGCCTTGCAGGAAGGAGTAGTCAGGGTGTGGCGCGCTGCTGGCGGCGTAGTAGGAGGCGGCGTGCTGCGCGCTGTGGATCATGGGCTTGGTCCTGAGGCTGGTGGGCTAGGGGAGGAGGATAAGTCGGGGTGGGGTAGTGGGCAACAAGGCGAGGGCTGCGCCCTCGTTCGCGGGCTCGCCCGCTCCCACAGGTACTCTACAATCTTGAGACCTGCGAGTTACCTGTGGGAGCGGGCAAGCCCGCGAATGGGCTTATAATCCAACTTTTCCATCAGCTTTGTACTTGGTCATGTCCTGCAACCGCCACAAGATCCACTTCCTGCGCGAACTCATCCCCTCGTTCGAGTGCGAGCCCGGCTGCCACGATTGCTGCGGCCCGGTCACCACGTCGACGGAAGAAATGGCCCGCCTGCCGCGCAAGTCCCAGGCCGAGCAGGAAGCTGCCCTGGAGCGCCTGGACTGCGTGCACCTGGGCCCCAACGGTTGCACGGTGTATGAAGAGCGCCCGATGATCTGCCGCCTGTTTGGCACCACGCCACGCATGGCCTGCCCGCGTGGCCGTGGCCCTGAGCCGATGATCGACCCCGCAGCCGAGCAGCTCGTGCACCAGTTCATCGCCACCACCCGGCAGGTGCTGGTCTAGCCTCAGTCCGGGATCGGCAGGCAGAGGCTTTCTTTCACCTCTTCCATCACGATGTAGCTCTTCGATTCGCGCACGTGCGGCAGCTTCAGCAGGATGTCGCCAAGCAGCTTGCGGTACGACGCCATCTCCGAAATACGCGCCTTCACCAGGTAGTCGAAGTCACCTGACACCAGGTGGCATTCCAGCACGTGGGGCAGCTTCAAGACCGCGCGGCGGAACTCCTCGAAGGTGTCGCCCGACTTGTAGTCCAGGCTGATTTCCACGAACACCAGCAGGCTGCCCTTGAGGTGCTGCGGGTTCAGGCGGGCGTTGTAGCCCATGATGATGCCCTCGCGCTCCAGCCGGCGAACCCGCTCGGTGCAAGGGGTGGTGGACAGCCCAACTTTCTCGCCCAGTTCGGTGAAGGAAATACGCCCGTCATTCTGCAGGATCCGCAGGATGTTACGGTCGATCTTGTCCAGTTCACGCTTGCTCTGGTGCTGGGTTCTCATAGGGGATGCCCCTCCGTGAAAGGCGATTTTGCCGAGAATTCTCGCCAATAATAGGCTTTTATATAGTGAATTGCACTGGTCTCAAATTCCTATACTGCGCCCATTCATGCCATATCAATAAAAGTCTGCGGCGTGCCGCGTGTGAGGGATATAACGATGCGAGTTCTGGTACTTGGTAGCGGTGTAATCGGAACCGCCAGTGCCTATTACCTGGCCCGGCAAGGTTTTGAAGTGACGGTGGTCGACCGCCAGCCGGCGGTGGCCATGGAAACCAGTTTTGCCAACGCAGGCCAGATCTCGCCCGGTTATGCCTCGCCCTGGGCCGCCCCAGGCGTGCCGCTGAAGGCCATCAAGTGGCTGCTGGAGCGCCACGCCCCCCTGGCCATCAAGCTCACCGGCGACGTCGACCAGTACCTGTGGATGGCGCAGATGCTGCGCAACTGCACCGCCAGCCGTTACGCGGTGAACAAGGAGCGCATGGTGCGCCTGTCCGAGTACAGCCGCGACTGCCTGGACGAATTGCGCGCCGAAACCGGCATTGCCTACGAAAGCCGCTCCCTGGGTACCACCCAGCTGTTCCGCACCCAGGCCCAGGTGGATGCCGCGGCCAAGGACATTGCCGTGCTTGAGCAGTCTGGCGTGCCTTACGAGCTGCTGGACCGCGAGGGGATTGCCCGCGTCGAGCCGGCCCTGGCTGGCGTGAAGGACATTCTGGCCGGCGCGCTGCGCCTGCCTAACGACCAGACCGGCGACTGCCAGATGTTCACCACCAAGCTCGCCGACATGGCCATCAAGCTGGGTGTGGAATTCCGTTTTGGCCAGGACATCCAACGCCTGGACTTCGCGGGCGACCGCATCAATGGCGTGTGGATCGACGGCAAGCTGGAAACCGCCGACCGCTACGTGCTGGCGCTGGGCAGCTACTCGCCGCAGATGCTCAAGCCGCTGGGTATCAAGGCCCCGGTTTACCCGCTGAAGGGCTACTCGCTGACCGTGCCGATCACCAACGGCGACATGGCCCCGACCTCGACCATCCTCGACGAGACCTACAAGGTCGCGATCACCCGTTTCGACAACCGTATCCGGGTTGGCGGCATGGCTGAAATCGCCGGTTTTGACCTGTCGCTGAATCCGCGCCGGCGCGAAACGCTGGAGATGATCGTCAACGACCTTTATCCTCGCGGTGGTGACCTGAGCCAGGCCAGCTTCTGGACCGGCCTGCGCCCGGCGACCCCGGACGGCACGCCGATCGTGGGTGCCACGGCGTTCCGCAACCTGTTCCTGAACACCGGTCACGGGACCCTGGGCTGGACCATGGCGTGCGGCTCCGGTCGCCTGCTGGCCGACCTGATTGCGCGCAAGAAACCGCAGATCAGTGCCGAAGGCCTGGACATTTCCCGTTATGGCAACAGCCGGGAAGCGACCAAGCACGGGCAGGGCGCGCCGGTTCACCAGCAGTAATAGCCTGCACCGGCCCATTCGCGGCTAAAGCCGCTCCCACAGGGATCGCATGGTCTTGGCCATTGTGCGGTCCCTTGTGGGAGCGGCTTTAGCCGCGAAGAACCCAACACCGTTTTCAACCTGTGAACCACCATAAGGCAGCCGCCATGCGTCCCGCCCGCGCCCTGATCGACCTCCAGGCCCTGCGCCACAACTACCGTCTGGCCCGTGAACTGACCGGTGCCAAAGCCCTCGCCGTGATCAAGGCCGATGCCTATGGCCACGGTGCCGTCCGCTGCGCCCTGGCCCTGGAGGCCGAAGCCGACGGCTTTGCCGTGGCCTGCATCGAAGAGGCGCTGGAGTTGCGCGCCGCTGGTATCAAGGCCCCGGTGCTGTTGCTGGAAGGCTTCTTCGAAGCCAGCGAGCTGGCGCTGATTGCCGAGCACGACCTGTGGTGCGTAGTGCACTCGCTGTGGCAGCTGGAAGCCATCGAGAAAACCCAGCTGCACAAGCCGCTCACCATTTGGCTGAAGCTGGACAGCGGCATGCACCGCGTCGGCCTGCACCCCAAGGACTACCACGACGCCTACCAGCGCCTGCTGGCCAGCGGCAAGGTTGTGCGCATCGTGCTGATGAGCCACTTCGCCCGTGCCGACGAACTGGATGCCGACGCCACCGCCCAGCAGATCGCCGTGTTCGAGGCCGCCCGCCAGGGCCTGGCCGCCGAGTGCAGCCTGCGCAACTCGCCCGGCGTGCTGGGCTGGCCGCAAGCGCCCGGCGACTGGGTACGCCCGGGCCTGATGCTGTACGGCGCCACGCCGTTCGAAGTGCCCCAGGCCGAAGCCGCGCGGCTGCAACCGGTAATGACCCTGCAGTCGCGGGTCATCAGCGTGCGCGAGTTGCCTGCCGGCGAGCCGGTGGGCTACGGCGCCAAGTTCGTCAGCCCACGGCCAACCCGGGTAGGCGTGGTCGCCATGGGCTATGCCGATGGCTACCCGCGCCAGGCGCCCAACGGCACCCCGGTGCTGGTCGCCGGCCAGCGCACCCAGCTGATCGGCCGGGTGTCGATGGACATGCTCAACATCGACCTGACCGACGTGCCGCAAGCCACCGTCGGCAGCCCGGTCGAACTGTGGGGCAAGCAGGTGCTGGCCAGCGAAGTGGCCGCACACGCGGGCACTATTCCTTACCAGATCTTCTGCAACCTGAAGCGGGTTCCGCGGGACTACATCGGCGAATGACACGCTGAAGCGGACAGGTTGAGGGGCGGTGTGTTGTAAATACTGAACGGCATTGCCATGATATCGTTCACATCCACCCCCCTTTCCACCGTTTCAGGAGGCTCCAGCTTTGGACGTCGGCGAACGACTGCAAGCCATCCGCAAGCTCAAGGGCCTGTCCCAGCGCGAACTCGCCAAGCGTGCCGGTGTGACCAACAGCACCATCTCGATGATCGAGAAGAACAGCGTGAGCCCCTCCATCAGCTCGCTGCGCAAGGTGCTGAGCGGCATTCCCATGTCGATGGTCGAGTTCTTTTCGGTCGAGCTGGAACCTGAAAGCCCCACTCAGATCGTCTACAAGGCCCA
It contains:
- a CDS encoding NAD(P)/FAD-dependent oxidoreductase; amino-acid sequence: MIHSAQHAASYYAASSAPHPDYSFLQGEHSADVCIIGGGYSGLNTAIELAERGLSVILLEARKLGWGASGRNGGQLIRGVGHGLEQFLPVIGEEGVRSMKLMGLEAVQIVRERVEKHAIACDLTWGYCDLANKPAELLGFAEDAEELRSLGYAHELRLVGKDDIHSVVGADCYVGGLIDMGSGHLHPLNLALGEAAVASRLGVKLFEQSEVTRIDYGPEVQVHTAQGRVRAKTLVLCCNAYLNGLNRELGGKVLPAGSYIIATEPLGEERARALLPQNMAVCDQRVALDYYRLSADHRLLFGGACHYSGRDPKNIAAYMQPKMLKVFPQLADVRIDYQWGGMIGIGANRLPQVGRLASQPNVYYAQAYSGHGLNATHLAARLLGEAISGQASGRFDLFAKVPHITFPGGKHLRSPLLALGMLWHRLKELI
- a CDS encoding YkgJ family cysteine cluster protein translates to MSCNRHKIHFLRELIPSFECEPGCHDCCGPVTTSTEEMARLPRKSQAEQEAALERLDCVHLGPNGCTVYEERPMICRLFGTTPRMACPRGRGPEPMIDPAAEQLVHQFIATTRQVLV
- the dadR gene encoding transcriptional regulator DadR, with the protein product MRTQHQSKRELDKIDRNILRILQNDGRISFTELGEKVGLSTTPCTERVRRLEREGIIMGYNARLNPQHLKGSLLVFVEISLDYKSGDTFEEFRRAVLKLPHVLECHLVSGDFDYLVKARISEMASYRKLLGDILLKLPHVRESKSYIVMEEVKESLCLPIPD
- the dadA gene encoding D-amino acid dehydrogenase gives rise to the protein MRVLVLGSGVIGTASAYYLARQGFEVTVVDRQPAVAMETSFANAGQISPGYASPWAAPGVPLKAIKWLLERHAPLAIKLTGDVDQYLWMAQMLRNCTASRYAVNKERMVRLSEYSRDCLDELRAETGIAYESRSLGTTQLFRTQAQVDAAAKDIAVLEQSGVPYELLDREGIARVEPALAGVKDILAGALRLPNDQTGDCQMFTTKLADMAIKLGVEFRFGQDIQRLDFAGDRINGVWIDGKLETADRYVLALGSYSPQMLKPLGIKAPVYPLKGYSLTVPITNGDMAPTSTILDETYKVAITRFDNRIRVGGMAEIAGFDLSLNPRRRETLEMIVNDLYPRGGDLSQASFWTGLRPATPDGTPIVGATAFRNLFLNTGHGTLGWTMACGSGRLLADLIARKKPQISAEGLDISRYGNSREATKHGQGAPVHQQ
- the alr gene encoding alanine racemase, whose amino-acid sequence is MRPARALIDLQALRHNYRLARELTGAKALAVIKADAYGHGAVRCALALEAEADGFAVACIEEALELRAAGIKAPVLLLEGFFEASELALIAEHDLWCVVHSLWQLEAIEKTQLHKPLTIWLKLDSGMHRVGLHPKDYHDAYQRLLASGKVVRIVLMSHFARADELDADATAQQIAVFEAARQGLAAECSLRNSPGVLGWPQAPGDWVRPGLMLYGATPFEVPQAEAARLQPVMTLQSRVISVRELPAGEPVGYGAKFVSPRPTRVGVVAMGYADGYPRQAPNGTPVLVAGQRTQLIGRVSMDMLNIDLTDVPQATVGSPVELWGKQVLASEVAAHAGTIPYQIFCNLKRVPRDYIGE